The following coding sequences lie in one Gammaproteobacteria bacterium genomic window:
- a CDS encoding cation/multidrug efflux pump: MSFQVPVSLWIAGLVVILVALIGLAVFFRGWQRLFRGKFAGGIGRVIVGAILLAAVGLTVAVAINLRSYHRLTYEQPVADLAFTQLAPQEFRASLTDARGRVRTKVLRGDEWELSARVLKWTGPGNLLGFNALYHLDRLEGRYRNIEQEQRDYHTAVDLAGGGGLDVWSFARAHAWLPWVDASYGSATYLPMADGAEYRVSMSQTGLLARPANAAAQQAVAHW; encoded by the coding sequence ATGTCATTCCAGGTGCCGGTGTCGTTGTGGATTGCCGGGCTGGTGGTGATTCTGGTAGCGCTCATCGGCCTCGCCGTGTTTTTCCGCGGTTGGCAGCGGCTGTTCCGGGGCAAATTCGCCGGTGGCATCGGCCGCGTGATCGTCGGCGCAATCCTGCTCGCGGCGGTGGGGCTGACGGTGGCGGTGGCGATCAATCTGCGCAGCTATCATCGTCTGACCTACGAGCAGCCGGTAGCGGATCTGGCGTTCACTCAGCTTGCACCCCAGGAGTTTCGCGCGAGCCTCACGGATGCGCGCGGCCGGGTACGCACCAAGGTGCTGCGCGGCGACGAGTGGGAGCTTTCAGCACGAGTGCTCAAGTGGACCGGCCCGGGCAATCTGCTGGGTTTCAATGCGCTGTATCACCTCGACCGGCTCGAGGGTCGTTACCGGAATATCGAGCAGGAGCAACGCGATTACCACACGGCGGTGGACCTTGCGGGCGGCGGCGGACTGGACGTGTGGAGTTTCGCGCGTGCCCACGCCTGGCTGCCGTGGGTGGACGCGAGCTACGGCAGCGCCACCTACCTGCCGATGGCGGACGGCGCCGAATATCGCGTGAGCATGAGCCAGACTGGATTGTTGGCGCGGCCTGCGAACGCCGCGGCCCAACAGGCGGTGGCGCACTGGTAA
- a CDS encoding hotdog fold thioesterase translates to MTIWLKPVNVDDLNRYQQQTLVTHLGIRYTEVGEDYLKATMPVDARTKQPAGILHGGASAALAETLGSTGANLVVDRSKTLCVGLELNCNHIRAMREGQVTGTARPLHVGRTTQVWEIKITDDQDRLVCVSRITMAVLDRSTIKS, encoded by the coding sequence ATGACGATCTGGCTTAAACCGGTGAACGTGGATGACCTCAACCGCTACCAACAGCAGACGCTGGTGACGCACCTCGGCATCCGCTACACGGAGGTGGGCGAGGATTACCTCAAGGCCACAATGCCGGTGGATGCGCGCACCAAACAGCCGGCCGGCATCCTGCACGGCGGGGCCTCCGCGGCGCTCGCCGAAACCTTGGGCTCCACCGGCGCCAATCTGGTGGTGGACCGGAGCAAAACCCTGTGCGTGGGGCTGGAACTCAACTGCAATCACATCCGCGCGATGCGCGAGGGCCAGGTCACCGGCACCGCGCGGCCGCTGCACGTCGGCAGAACTACCCAAGTGTGGGAAATCAAAATCACCGACGATCAGGATCGCCTGGTGTGTGTGTCGCGGATCACGATGGCGGTGCTGGATCGCTCAACAATCAAGAGTTGA
- a CDS encoding ATP-binding protein: MSRLPLILSWSGGKDSALALHALRHDPRYRVVGLLTSVNGHYGRVSMHGVHEALLNAQAESIGLPLYKVKLSERPSNEEYEQKMRIALEGFKVQGIRHVAFGDLFLEDIRQYRLDNMHKVDMECVFPLWHKPTDQLAREFIALRFKAVLCCVDEQQLSGEFAGREYDAALLGALPATVDPCGEHGEFHTFVYAGPVFRRPIAFRRGERVRRDEHFHFCDLISAEARYDDLA; this comes from the coding sequence ATGAGCCGCCTGCCGCTGATCCTGTCCTGGAGCGGCGGCAAGGACAGCGCCTTGGCGCTGCACGCCCTGCGGCATGACCCGCGCTACCGGGTCGTAGGTCTGCTCACCAGTGTGAACGGGCATTACGGCCGCGTCAGCATGCACGGCGTGCACGAGGCACTGCTGAATGCACAGGCGGAATCCATCGGCCTGCCGCTTTACAAGGTGAAGCTTTCGGAGCGCCCGTCCAACGAGGAATACGAGCAGAAAATGCGCATTGCTTTGGAGGGCTTCAAAGTTCAAGGTATCCGGCATGTAGCCTTCGGCGATTTGTTTCTGGAGGACATCCGCCAATACCGGTTGGACAATATGCACAAGGTGGACATGGAATGTGTGTTCCCGCTATGGCACAAGCCTACGGACCAACTGGCGCGGGAATTCATTGCACTCAGATTCAAGGCCGTGCTGTGTTGCGTGGACGAGCAGCAGCTCAGCGGCGAATTCGCCGGCCGCGAGTACGATGCCGCCTTGCTAGGTGCGTTGCCGGCTACCGTGGATCCCTGCGGGGAGCACGGCGAATTCCACACCTTCGTGTATGCCGGCCCGGTATTCCGGCGACCAATTGCTTTCCGGCGTGGCGAGCGCGTGCGCCGCGATGAGCATTTCCATTTCTGCGACCTGATTTCTGCGGAGGCTCGGTATGACGATCTGGCTTAA
- a CDS encoding TerC family protein, which produces MDWITDPNIWAALVTLTALEIVLGIDNIIFISIVTGGLPVERQASARRTGLILAVVTRLLLLASIFWLSRLTRPLFTLFEQPFSLRDLVLIGGGLFLLAKSTLEIHGDIDQSHTRQRAAQRRSFFAAVTQILLLDVVFSLDSVITAIGMSDKLAVMAAAIIIAVGFMLMYAGAVSRFVQRHPTLKMLALAFLVLIGVALIADGLGVHIPKGYIYFSMAFAFGVEMLNLQIRKRRAP; this is translated from the coding sequence ATGGACTGGATTACCGATCCGAACATCTGGGCCGCGCTGGTGACATTGACCGCGCTGGAGATCGTACTCGGCATCGACAACATCATTTTCATTTCCATCGTGACCGGCGGCCTGCCGGTCGAGCGCCAGGCCTCGGCGCGTCGCACCGGCCTGATTCTGGCGGTGGTCACGCGGCTGCTGTTGCTGGCGTCCATTTTCTGGCTGTCGCGCCTGACGCGTCCGCTGTTCACGCTGTTCGAACAGCCGTTTTCGCTCCGCGACCTAGTGCTGATCGGCGGCGGCCTGTTCCTGCTGGCCAAGAGCACGCTTGAAATCCACGGCGATATCGACCAGAGCCATACACGTCAACGCGCAGCGCAACGTAGATCGTTCTTTGCGGCGGTGACCCAGATTCTGCTGCTGGACGTGGTGTTCTCGCTGGATTCGGTCATCACCGCCATCGGCATGTCGGACAAACTGGCAGTGATGGCCGCGGCCATCATCATCGCGGTGGGCTTCATGCTGATGTATGCCGGCGCAGTAAGCCGCTTCGTGCAGCGCCACCCCACGCTCAAGATGCTGGCGCTGGCGTTTCTGGTATTGATCGGCGTGGCACTGATCGCGGACGGACTCGGCGTGCACATCCCCAAAGGCTACATCTACTTCTCCATGGCCTTCGCCTTCGGCGTCGAGATGCTCAATCTGCAGATCCGCAAGCGCCGCGCGCCATGA
- a CDS encoding SDR family oxidoreductase encodes MDFSNKTILITGAARGIGRATAKAFAKLGGSAAVHYHTSQKQAEQLVHALAGKNHRAFGADLTDPPACESLINEVVNHYGRLDVLVNNAGIYEVRPLKDLNYAGWQLTWKNTLAADLTAPANLCFLAAQVMMNQKSGHIINISSRGAFRGEPEALPYGASKAGLNQFSQSLAQALAPWNIFVGVVAPGFVRTDMATALLDGPQGEAIRKQSPLNRVATPEEIAEAVVRLAADGMLYATGCILDVNGASYLRS; translated from the coding sequence TTGGATTTCTCAAACAAAACTATTCTTATCACCGGCGCGGCGCGCGGCATCGGCCGCGCGACAGCCAAAGCCTTTGCTAAGCTCGGCGGCAGCGCAGCGGTGCATTACCACACGAGCCAAAAACAGGCCGAGCAACTTGTTCATGCCTTGGCCGGTAAAAATCATCGCGCCTTCGGCGCCGACCTCACCGATCCCCCCGCCTGTGAATCGTTGATCAACGAGGTGGTCAACCATTACGGCCGGTTGGATGTGCTGGTAAATAACGCCGGCATTTATGAAGTCAGGCCGCTCAAGGATTTGAACTACGCCGGCTGGCAACTGACCTGGAAGAACACACTGGCCGCCGACCTCACCGCACCCGCCAATCTCTGTTTCCTCGCCGCGCAAGTCATGATGAATCAGAAAAGCGGTCACATCATCAACATCTCCTCGCGCGGCGCCTTTCGCGGCGAGCCGGAGGCTCTCCCCTATGGCGCATCCAAAGCGGGATTGAACCAGTTTTCCCAATCCCTCGCCCAGGCACTTGCGCCCTGGAACATTTTCGTGGGCGTGGTCGCTCCCGGCTTCGTGCGCACCGACATGGCGACCGCACTGCTAGATGGCCCGCAGGGCGAAGCCATCCGCAAACAAAGCCCGCTCAACCGCGTGGCCACCCCGGAAGAAATCGCTGAAGCTGTCGTTCGACTTGCCGCCGACGGCATGTTGTACGCTACCGGCTGCATCCTGGACGTGAATGGCGCGTCGTATTTGCGAAGCTGA
- a CDS encoding dienelactone hydrolase family protein yields MADLPECVEIETGGAPTASIIWLHGLGADGHDFGPIVPELRLPATLPVRFVFPHAPVRPVTLNNGMPMRAWFDIVKIGAHQPRDKAGMLASRALVEALIARENQRGVPAARIVLAGFSQGGAVVLYTGLQYRERLAGIMALSTYLPLNEGLDFAIHAANTATPIFYGHGTQDPIVPLPLAEQTRKVLTARGCRIAWHTYPMPHAVCPEEIQHLRAWLLSVLPHTV; encoded by the coding sequence ATGGCGGATTTGCCCGAGTGCGTCGAGATTGAAACCGGTGGTGCGCCTACAGCCAGCATCATCTGGCTGCACGGCCTGGGGGCGGATGGCCACGACTTCGGACCCATCGTGCCGGAACTCAGGTTGCCCGCCACGCTGCCGGTGCGTTTCGTATTTCCGCACGCACCGGTGCGGCCGGTGACGCTCAACAACGGCATGCCGATGCGCGCCTGGTTCGACATCGTGAAAATCGGCGCACACCAGCCGCGCGACAAGGCTGGCATGCTGGCTTCACGCGCATTGGTGGAAGCGCTGATTGCACGCGAAAACCAGCGCGGCGTTCCAGCCGCGCGCATCGTGCTCGCGGGGTTTTCGCAGGGCGGCGCGGTCGTGCTCTATACCGGCCTGCAATACCGCGAACGGCTCGCGGGCATCATGGCGTTGTCCACCTACCTGCCGCTCAATGAAGGCCTGGATTTTGCGATCCACGCCGCCAATACCGCGACGCCGATTTTCTACGGTCACGGCACGCAGGACCCGATTGTGCCGCTGCCGCTGGCCGAGCAGACACGCAAGGTGCTGACAGCGCGCGGTTGTCGGATCGCTTGGCATACTTATCCGATGCCGCATGCAGTTTGTCCCGAGGAAATCCAGCACCTGCGAGCTTGGCTTTTGAGCGTATTACCGCACACCGTGTAA
- a CDS encoding TonB-dependent receptor encodes MKITSSGLLISVLLPVAFMCNTALADTPDQLQTTTLGSVEVTATPLPENLGSVPQSINIINHNQLMAMGATDLRSALALSAGVEIAPGGDGGPASAVPEFQGLREFDAFLLLVDGVPVGGAFNPDLASISLNDVERIEVIRGSAPVKYGATSFVGVINIIHRKAGAPGATATASYGSYGSSSAGVAAPITSDGPVRQSIAADVTQRNFSDPRTAYTRSHVLYRSAVDTDSGEFRLDLDGLLLRQKPASPRPLPDGASALSPLVPVDTNNNPSDARMDEDRVSLVLSNDTSLKWGQWSTTLANVFTHNRNIRGFLRSDQLTNNGLPNADGFNQSQDHTDIYFDSHLTFSLRDDFELVAGFSYLYGSGQEQSANFEYFIAPDGANPPASTSVPVDEYTGMQDTRRFFGLYSQADWTFAPRWDFNLGLQFNHDLESRSATLFPTDPAQTPQSGGDQRSNTRFSGIVALGYTAWQSGADDLVVYGNYRNTFKPAATDFGPEYTPNILEPETAQAYEAGLKGKLWQGRLDWEANAFLTNMNNTVISTDVNGLPGIANGGQNRFKGIELAADWRLNRDWRWQLAYSYHDATYRNFINQTPTGLVQDAGHRLEMSPLDLFSTGLFYMPEHGWIGSLLVRYTGQRYFDPENTVSTPAFVTYDAGIGYRFEKWTLRLDGRNLNNQRPPISNSELGNSQSYILPARFIELSATFQI; translated from the coding sequence ATGAAAATCACGTCATCGGGTTTGCTAATTTCCGTTCTGCTTCCTGTTGCCTTCATGTGCAACACCGCTTTAGCGGACACTCCGGACCAGCTTCAAACCACGACCCTGGGCTCGGTGGAAGTCACCGCCACGCCCTTGCCCGAAAATCTGGGCAGCGTGCCGCAGAGCATCAACATCATCAACCACAATCAACTAATGGCGATGGGCGCCACGGACCTGCGCAGCGCCCTGGCATTGTCAGCCGGCGTGGAGATTGCACCGGGCGGCGATGGCGGACCGGCGAGCGCGGTGCCCGAGTTCCAGGGTCTGCGCGAGTTCGATGCCTTCCTGCTGTTGGTGGACGGCGTCCCGGTGGGCGGCGCTTTCAACCCGGATCTGGCGAGCATTAGTCTCAACGACGTGGAGCGCATTGAGGTGATCCGCGGTTCGGCACCGGTGAAATATGGCGCCACCTCGTTTGTGGGGGTCATCAACATCATCCACCGCAAGGCCGGCGCACCCGGCGCCACCGCTACGGCATCCTACGGTTCCTACGGCAGCAGCAGTGCCGGCGTGGCCGCGCCCATCACCAGCGACGGTCCGGTCCGCCAATCTATCGCGGCGGACGTGACCCAGCGCAATTTCAGCGATCCGCGCACCGCCTATACGCGCTCCCACGTCCTGTATCGCAGCGCCGTGGACACGGACAGCGGTGAGTTCCGTCTGGACCTGGACGGCCTGCTGCTGCGCCAAAAACCCGCGAGCCCGCGCCCACTGCCCGACGGTGCAAGCGCGCTGTCGCCACTGGTGCCGGTTGACACCAACAACAATCCGAGCGACGCCAGGATGGATGAGGACCGCGTCAGCCTGGTGCTCAGCAACGACACCAGCCTGAAGTGGGGCCAGTGGAGCACGACGCTTGCCAACGTTTTTACCCACAACCGCAACATCCGCGGCTTCCTGCGCTCGGACCAGTTGACCAACAACGGCCTGCCCAATGCGGACGGCTTCAATCAGAGCCAGGACCATACGGATATCTATTTCGACAGCCACCTGACTTTCTCGCTCCGGGATGATTTCGAACTGGTCGCGGGTTTCAGCTATCTGTACGGTTCGGGACAGGAGCAAAGCGCCAACTTCGAGTATTTCATCGCGCCGGACGGCGCCAATCCGCCTGCCAGCACCTCTGTGCCGGTGGACGAGTACACCGGCATGCAGGACACGCGCCGCTTCTTCGGGCTGTACTCGCAGGCCGATTGGACGTTTGCGCCGCGCTGGGACTTCAACCTCGGCCTGCAATTTAATCACGACCTCGAATCCCGGAGCGCCACGCTGTTTCCCACCGACCCGGCCCAGACGCCACAGTCCGGCGGCGATCAGCGCAGCAATACGCGTTTTTCCGGAATCGTGGCGCTGGGCTACACCGCTTGGCAGAGCGGCGCGGATGACCTGGTCGTTTACGGCAATTACCGCAACACTTTCAAGCCCGCGGCCACCGATTTCGGGCCGGAGTACACGCCGAATATTCTGGAACCCGAGACCGCCCAGGCCTATGAAGCCGGACTCAAGGGCAAGCTGTGGCAAGGCCGCCTCGACTGGGAGGCAAACGCGTTCCTGACCAATATGAACAACACGGTGATCTCGACGGATGTGAACGGCCTGCCCGGCATCGCCAACGGAGGCCAGAACCGCTTCAAGGGAATCGAATTGGCCGCGGATTGGCGCCTGAACCGGGACTGGCGCTGGCAGCTGGCTTACAGCTACCACGATGCCACTTACCGCAATTTCATCAACCAGACGCCCACCGGTTTGGTACAAGATGCCGGCCATCGCTTGGAGATGTCACCGCTCGATCTGTTCTCCACCGGCCTGTTTTACATGCCGGAGCACGGCTGGATCGGTTCGCTCCTGGTGCGCTATACCGGCCAACGTTACTTCGATCCGGAGAATACCGTCTCCACCCCCGCTTTCGTCACTTATGACGCGGGCATCGGATATCGCTTTGAGAAATGGACCCTGAGGCTCGACGGCCGTAATCTCAATAATCAGCGGCCCCCGATTTCCAACAGCGAGCTGGGCAACAGCCAGTCCTACATTCTGCCGGCGCGCTTCATCGAGTTGAGTGCCACGTTTCAGATATGA
- a CDS encoding DUF1684 domain-containing protein, with translation MMADAEYEREILAWRAARLKRLTAEDGWTTLVGLYWLEPGDNSFGRAASNSIVMDYPALPDHAGTFQVKGREVRFVAAPGASVLHDGRPVHAIGPLADDAVGAPMVLSIGTVSFYLIERSSRLGIRVKDSRAEARIHFRGLEYFPVDPNWRLAARFEPYSPPKKIPITTVLGMEEEMPSPGALVFEVERETCRLDAVLESGEREWFVMFADRTNGKQSYGAGRFLYVAPPADGWTVIDFNKSYSPPCAFSAFATCPLPPPQNRLPIAVTAGELQYADVDH, from the coding sequence ATGATGGCAGATGCGGAATACGAACGGGAAATCCTGGCATGGCGCGCCGCGCGCCTGAAAAGGCTCACGGCCGAAGACGGTTGGACCACGCTTGTGGGTCTCTATTGGCTGGAACCAGGTGACAATAGCTTCGGCCGGGCTGCATCGAACAGCATCGTGATGGATTATCCGGCCCTGCCGGATCACGCCGGTACGTTTCAGGTGAAGGGCCGCGAAGTGCGGTTCGTGGCTGCACCCGGTGCCAGCGTGCTGCACGATGGCCGGCCGGTGCACGCCATCGGACCGCTCGCGGATGACGCCGTCGGTGCACCCATGGTGCTCAGCATCGGCACAGTGAGTTTTTATCTCATCGAGCGCAGCAGCCGGCTGGGCATCCGCGTCAAAGACAGTCGGGCCGAGGCCCGGATACATTTCCGCGGACTGGAATATTTCCCGGTGGATCCAAATTGGCGGCTGGCCGCACGCTTCGAGCCATATTCGCCTCCGAAGAAAATACCCATCACCACGGTGCTGGGCATGGAAGAGGAAATGCCGTCGCCCGGTGCGCTGGTGTTTGAAGTGGAGCGCGAAACCTGCCGCCTCGATGCAGTATTGGAATCCGGGGAGCGGGAATGGTTTGTGATGTTTGCCGACCGCACCAACGGCAAGCAGTCCTATGGCGCCGGCCGGTTTCTGTACGTTGCGCCGCCGGCGGACGGCTGGACCGTAATTGACTTCAACAAGAGCTATTCACCGCCCTGTGCCTTCAGCGCCTTCGCCACCTGCCCGCTGCCGCCGCCGCAGAACCGTCTGCCCATCGCAGTCACCGCGGGCGAATTGCAGTACGCCGACGTTGATCACTGA